The window AAGAGATTAAAAGTTGCCACAAAATGAAGGTGGGGAGGGGTTTCATTTTAAGTATTAAACGGTTTACCAAATGCTTTATAAAGGGACTGCCAAATTCCAAAGTTTCCTTGATAAGCTAAAACTTGTGTTTCCATGCACTTTGGGATCACTTTTTCCCCCACTATAGATCCGTGTAGAATAGCTTTTCAACAATAAAAGTAAGAAGATGTATTAATTAGAATAATGAGTATTTGTTGGGAATAAAGCCAAATGCTTtcaattattgaaaaaaaaaaaagatttccCTCAAGTTGGGGACATTCACATTCataaatgtataaaataaatgCTTTTACGAAAAGAAAATgtaagaagaagagaaaattttgttatCGGAGATTAGAGATTCGGACTTGATTctttaaatatgaatatacatatatatatatattaatatcgAATACAATACCCGCatgtaaaagttaaaaaaaaaataaaaatgggtGAAAGCAAGAAAACTCAGCATAATTAACTAGATTTAATTTAGGCAAAGCTTCTAAGAATGAAACAATgaaatcttctttttttttttttacttctctAATTCTTGTATGTTTGTAAGGCAATGGAAAATGTTGTTCAAATGCATGCTTAACCAAACATCTCTCTCAGCCTTGTATAGGTATAATTGTTGTCTATATACACCCTTATAGACCAAAATCAAACCCCATTCAGGTTCCAACTTAATGAGTTAGGTATACTAGGTTTTTCATAACCCTCCATGTGCCCCCCTGGCTTTCCGTGATCCATGCTCATGAAGGAGTTTGTATGGTACCCTTCTTCACAAGTtggcatttttatataaattgacATTGATAGGAAGAATCTCATTGTCTCGGTAAACTTCAAATGGTAAATATGTTTTAAGATGATTGTTTTATATATCGTCGATGAAGTTTTAAATTTGTATACTTTTCGtgttttcatttaaataacaaCGTTGAATGGAACAAGAAGATTATACAGCCATTTTCTTGAGATTTTTTCAAGTTGGAAACAAGGAAAGGAAATTCAAGcttttcttacattttctAGGAAATTTTGGGTCCGGAGAAATGGTTGGTTGGAAGACACTGCCCCGTGAAGCATCAGGCTAAGGCCTACTTCTGAATTGTTCTCTCACCTTTTAAAGGGCTGCTCTCAATCTCTCAATACTCACCGTACTGTCACTTTTGGGTTCTTTTTCAAGATTCAAGCAATTGATTAAGAATTTAGGatagaaaaatatgtttaGAGAGTGTATGTGAGTACCAGTCCAAAACATGATAAAAAGAAGcacaaacataaaatttggcaaCAGAACAAAACTCCAACCAAGATGTTGGCTCTGGCTCCACCTTTCGATTCCCTGGTCTTTGGAAAAGACAGACCTACTACACAAGCATCCCCTTGACCCAAAAAAGTTTATGCACTAGGTTGCTTTGGAGTAGCAATTTACCCTCTCTCAAGGTCTTTCCATAGAGTGTTATGTGTATAGAACAGGAATTTTATCTCTGCTTGCTTGTCACAAGATTATGGGTTTGGGTCACGCTCTAAGTCTAAAAATTTATCTAGCTATGGGGTGTACATGTATTATGCTAGGGTTTCCATCACCCACCTAACTTATCTTTGACACCAACTTTATGCAATTTTGGTCGAATTCTCTAGTCTGTATCAATCCTCACCACCTTCTATGGCAATGCAACCTATTCCATAGAGCTTCCATCTTGCCTTTTTGGTAAAAAAATTCGTTTAGCATGAATTGGTTTTTCCTTGTTTGATGGAAATTCTTTCCTAGAGTGAAAAATATTCTTACTAAATGGCCAGAACAATTATAAGAAAGCAAAACTATCCTAGCTAGGCTTGGAATAAAAGATTATGTTGTACCTTATCACGGCTCTCACTCACACACAAAAGATGACATAGATTCTTGGCGTTGAGGGGATAGAAGGAGTCAGGAAATGCAGGGATAAATCTTATTCCCATGGAAGCACTTATGCTTTTCGATACTAGACTTGGGAGAGAGACACTCTCATAAGCAGATGATGCGTAGCAGTATGATTAGTAGTTTTAAGCATGCCTTTGCTGCAATGTTGCATGATGTTATGCTTTTTCTTATGGCTAATCCCCATGCTTTAAACCAAAGGTCTCtttcctatatatatatatatatgtatattgcAGTAAACGCTAGTATAGCATGAAATGTCTAGCCAAATTAAGCAGCATTGACTAAGGGTTGGTTTGGCACTGTAGTTGGTTCAGACTGCAAATGCAATGTCAAACTGGTTTTAAAGCATTGCAATGCAAATGCAATGTCAAACTGCAAAAATCTTTCAGACCAGtaaaaatatgcatgggaGGGTAAGAAATTAACATGCTGCCtcttttttctaattaaagaTTTCACAGATTAATTACTCATTCTTTGAAGGTTTTCCCCGTAGctgttaattaaaaaaatgatatctAGAGCAGTGTCTTAAGGTTATGATAATTATTCAAGGCAAAAAGGAATTCACCTGTAAACATGGATTACTAATATACTTTTCTACCCAACGATTTGGCTACAGACAATCTGCAGTCCCATCTCTTTTCCTTAAAGCACCACATGCAAGAGGCCAAAAGTGAAGATGGATTTGTTCCCCAGCTCTTAATGCAATCCAATAGATTTTACTCCTGTCGTGTTAGATGCCACCTTTCTAACGATGTTGTCAACAATTCCCAGTGTGATCATGTTGTACAGCATCAATCTTTTCCCAATCAGCTTTCAGTCCAAATTTTGTTCACTTTCTCTGCTGAATTTTGAATACCTGTTCCCAGCTTTTCATTGCTGGTGCTTTAACCTGATGGAAACCCAATCTGGTTCATTAAAAGCTGAAGTGCAGATTCTATGCTCCTATTAATCGAAAGTAAAGTGATTTATTCACTTAATCTTAAATTCTTAAGCAGCTTCTTGGTGTGAGGGAATCTAACATCAAGACATCAGGCATCTGCCTGCCCTTGTTTTCACACAATGTTCCTCTGTTTAAGATCAGATCATTCATGCGAGCCATATGCTAAGAAAGATTGACATTGATGTCTGAGCAAGATTTATACCTACTTAAGGCCAATTTGCCAGCGAATATATCTTGCCTTACTCCTTTACCAGTCACATACTCTGCTTTGAAGCAGTAAACAAACCAATAATCTGAAATTTTTTAGCAGTTTGAGTGTCTCACTTTTTTAATGCAAAACGAGTATAAACTGGCAAATACACATTTTGGAAAATATTCATGTTTATATCTCTACAATGTTCTTCCCAATCAGGGTAAAACCTGCACTCTCAACTAATCTATCTATGACTCGACCCACGGGCATTTCAAGTCTGCTGATATTTTTCCAAGAGAATTTCTGCCCCAAATCTTTGAACAGATTCGTTTTAGTATCACTGCAACTATGTCACCAACTTCCAAAGGGATGACCTGAGGCCTGCCGGATGGGATCCCAACTCTGCTACTGAACTTCCCTTAACCCCACAAGATATATAAACCATGTTCTCTGATCAAAAGCACCAGAAAAAAACAGATAAAAAGATGGGTTGAGTGTCGTTACTGTCACATAAAATGCATACAAAGACATAGCATTCATCAACCAAACCCATCTAAAGTTTCCAGAACGTTGCAAATTTCAAAGCCAGCTGTTAAAGCCAATTATATAAACCAGGCTAGGTTGCTAAAATGACTTGGTAATAACAAGGCTTAAATACTAAAAAAGTTCTATAACTAGAGACAAAAcctcaatatttttttattattgtacctaaaaaaaatttactttaattaaaaataacaacAATTAAGATCAGTCGATTTTTTTATCCACGTGATATGTGACTTGATAATATGATAACtatcatgattaaattatatgatagttgaaattataaaatcagattatatttttagttagagttaaagatttatataaatatgaaaaaaataatttttttatataataaaaaagttaaCTTTACATGTAAGCGAGATAATTCCTTTATTATTGTATTTAAGCCTAATATTGTACCAATGATTAGGCAGCAGGCTTCCAGGGAATAAGAAATTAACGTCTGAtccaaaattatatataaggGCCCAAATTTGGATCTGGTATATTGGGCCAGAAATAGGCCCAATTGAATCATAAAATATCCCTAATGGGTTGACCCGTCTTGatttgcttttattatttttcttcggCTCTCCCtccttcatttcttttttcgtTCTCACTCTCTTTTTTAGCTGCTAGTTCGTGGCTGTggctgctgctgctgttgcTTCTTCATTTTGCCTACCGAATAGTTTTTGCATTTCTTTCAGCGGCGTTCACTGCTAAGAAAGAAGGGATAGGAAAAACCCTAATTCCGCTTTCACCATGAACTGTTCAAGTAAGCGcgctctctctttctctctccttagttttttcttcttttgttaagCGCTGTTTGATCTGAGTTTTTGGGTTGTCCGTGCAGTCTCCGGCGAGGTGCCGGAAGAGCCCGTCGTCTCCAAGAAATCCGGCTTGCTTTACGAGAAACGCTTAATCGAACGACACATTTCGGTTCGCATCTCTCTGTctctttctgtttcttttttagtttCTAGGGTTTCTGTTTGGTTACTGAAAATTTTactttcaatttaattttttttaatttttactgcTTAGAAAACTGTAAATTTGCCtgaagttttttcttttaaagttctttttttgttctgaaagttgatttttttttgttagatttATATTGGAACTGTATCGTTATTTGCGTAAATTTTGGATGAATTAGCTGCGTGTTTGATAGAATATATCTTTTGCTGTTTTAATTAGGATTATGGGAAGTGTCCGGTTACAGGGGAACCGCTTACAATGGACGACATTGTCCCGGTCAAAGCCGGCAAGGTGATTTTACTACTGATGTTTACCTTTCAAGTACTTGCTTTCATTGCTTCTTTGTGAGctgatttgtttgtttttatgGTGTTTGATGCAGATTGTAAAGCCCAGATCGTTAACAGCGGCTAGCATTCCTGGGATGCTTGGAATGTTTCAGAATGTATGTTTTCCTGATTCATATatacctttcttttttcagtttttttgtttgaattaGTTCATTATGTACATCATTCTTTGAGACTATCCTTTCCATTGTTATGCTTGTATTCATGCGAGTGCATGGTGGGGAGGGGGGATTTTCACTTCTTCTGTGTAATTTTGTAACAATTCTGCTGTTGATTTTACAGTAGGGGTCTTATATTGCCACTTTGTTTTTAGCTAGAAATGAATGCTCTTCAtataattccttttttttattggaatTGTTACCAATGTAATTTCTGCTTTACACAATACATCTTATCATGTTTACaccaaattttctttattgttttgCTTCTGATATTGTCTTACTTTCCTCATTGCAGGAATGGGATGCTTTAATGCTATCCAATTTTGCACTGGAGCAGCAGCTACATGCAGCAAGGCAAGAGCTAAGTCATGCACTCTACCAGGTAACAACAAGTAGGTTAGCGGTGTCTAATTATCCTTTTTAGATTCctataataatttcatttattgGTTTTTGTATGTTATGTTATATCACTGCATTACAAAGAGCATGAGTTTTATATGTTAGTAACCTAGTctatattgaagaaaaagaatccTTTTGATAATCTGGTATGAGCTCTTTTTGTCAAAATCTTGCCAatggttttgtttcttttaaaattcCCAAAGAAGCTGAGTAATTTAGCTCAATTGTTGTATAAGGGCTTTCGTTTTAGCCTTGAGTATTGATGTAGAGTCGGTGTTGCAGTTTCTTTATTGTGGATGCTTTGCTTTAAAAATGTTTACTTTCAACTGTAAACTGATAAAAGATCTCTTTTTAAGatctatgaggttattaaaaCTGATAATAAATGGATATGAATTTtgctgttttttctttctgattcTTTAAGTTTTATCTAAGTAATGTAGTTcaaatcattattattattttatgcaGCATGATGCTGCCTGCCGTGTGATTGCAAGACTTAAAAAGGAAAGGGATGAAGCCAGGTCATTACTTGCACAGGCTGAAAGGCAGGCACCCTTGCCAGCATCGGCAGTTACTGCCAATGTTTCTGCTCTTACCAATGGAAAGCGAGGTTCTTTCTTAGTACCtttttgttatgaaaattgcCCAAGTAACAACAAAGATTATACCTAGAGAAATCAAGCAAAcagaaaaacacaagaatttacgtggttcggcCTTTTGCCTATGTCCACggaataaaatttttcttctattattgagaaattaaagtATAATAAATTGATCTTTATGGTTCttcaaaccaatccaagatccCTTGCACATTCTTTCTCAATAACCTTTCAAGAACACTCACCCAAACCACTCTAGCTCTACCTAGAGCAAAAAACAGAATTACAAGCCGTTACCTTTCTAAAGCTCCGAAAGCACTACTCACACTTCTAAAGCCTAAAGAGATATacttttatagtataaaagtCCAAAGTAGAATGAGAATATGACTCGATGTGGAATAAGAAGTTTAAGGTCATACAACTACTCAATGTTATACACAAACAAGAAACCTAGTCAAATAAGATCAAGAATTATAGTCAAACTAAAACTTGACACCTACCATCAATGTTTGTTTACCTCTAACTAACTTAGTATCTTATTTGAGTTTTGCTTTTTCGATCATAGCTGCAGAGGATGTAGATATGGGGCCTGGGGCAAAGAGAATGCGTCCTGGGATTTCTGATAGTATTATTGCTGAGTTAACAGAATGTAACGCAGCTCTGTCACAACAGCGTAAAAAGCGCCAGGTACTCTTCATCCATTATCTTTTGATTAATTCCAAGTATCTCTTTGTAGATAACATCTTCATATCATTTTTGAGATCCATTCcctcaaatttttttcttgtgtGTTCTCTTCAGATACCTCCGACATTGGCTCCCATTGATGCTTTGGAGAGGTATACACAACTTTCTAGTCATCCCCTTCACAAGACAAACAAACCAGGGATCACTTCAATTGATATCAATCTTTCAAAGGTGTGGTACTCCTTTTAGTTAAATCCTTTTCACGAAACTAAACTTTGTATACACCTCTCTAGGCTGGACATGATTATGTTTTGGAGGTTGCATATTGAGGACTTGATATTTACTTGCCAAAATAGATCTGTTAGAAACAAGGTTTGAATGTTAAATTTGGAACTTATGTAGAGGCTATTTCCAAGATTATAGcgaatttcatttttgttgatGTAAGACTAGCTATTTCCTatcttttcattatattttaatgCCATATTGATCCAGCCTATGTAACAGAAAAACCTATGCCAGTTGCCTGTCTAGTGACTGCATTTTTTGGCTTTTAGAGGAGTACAAACTGCCAAGTGGATTTATCTAATGCTATAATCACTGAATTAGTGTATATTATGGAAATCTGTTTTACAGATAACAATGCAAAATGTAAATTGGTATAGGATCTGGATTTTATGTTTTTACTATTCTTCAAAGCTTGTCCATTTACATCCTTTTACTTCTGGTTGTCAGGATATTGTTGCCACAGGAGGAATTGATTCAAGTGCTGTACTCTTTGATCGAACATCTGGAGAGATCTTATCAACGCTTAGTGGTCACTCGAAGAAGGTTTATTCAGTTTCCTCTGTTTTGTTCAAGTGCTGCTGTTGtttgcattttcttttgaaatttattttctgACTACATTCTTCTTGGGTAGGTTACAAGTGTAAAATTTGTAGCTCAGAACGATGTTTTTTTAAGTGGATCAGCAGATAAGGTAAGCCAATTTCTCAAGTCTCAAGTTCCAGTTTTTGTTCCTCTTTTGTGATCCTTATTTATGTTTATGCTCCATAACAGATGTTTTTTAATAGGATATAGTGTTGGCAtcttaatcatttaattataaCTGAACTGGtccatattttatttatgttttagcTTGCATCTCAGTTTGATTGGTTTTTGAATGTTGCAGACTGTTCGCATTTGGCAAGGGTCTGAAGATGGAAAGTACGATTGCAGGCATATTTTGAAGGATCATACAGCTGAGGTGAATATATGTTTGAATCCACATATGCTATGATTATCAAATTCTGATTCTGGTTTATTTGCTGTCTTgtgaacataagaataaaTCTACCTTCTACTCTTTCAGGTGCAAGCTGTCACAGTCCATGCCACAAATAACTACTTCGTAACTGCTTCCCTTGACACAACATGGTGCTTTTATGATCTTTCCTCTGGCATATGCTTGACACAGGTCCTAatccatctctctctctctttctctctctctctctctgatcTGTAAGGTTTTCC is drawn from Theobroma cacao cultivar B97-61/B2 chromosome 4, Criollo_cocoa_genome_V2, whole genome shotgun sequence and contains these coding sequences:
- the LOC18603299 gene encoding pre-mRNA-processing factor 19 homolog 1 isoform X1, with the translated sequence MNCSISGEVPEEPVVSKKSGLLYEKRLIERHISDYGKCPVTGEPLTMDDIVPVKAGKIVKPRSLTAASIPGMLGMFQNEWDALMLSNFALEQQLHAARQELSHALYQHDAACRVIARLKKERDEARSLLAQAERQAPLPASAVTANVSALTNGKRAAEDVDMGPGAKRMRPGISDSIIAELTECNAALSQQRKKRQIPPTLAPIDALERYTQLSSHPLHKTNKPGITSIDINLSKDIVATGGIDSSAVLFDRTSGEILSTLSGHSKKVTSVKFVAQNDVFLSGSADKTVRIWQGSEDGKYDCRHILKDHTAEVQAVTVHATNNYFVTASLDTTWCFYDLSSGICLTQVEDPSNSMGYTSAAFHPDGLILGTGTTEATVRIWDVKSRGNVANFDGHTGAVTAISFSENGYFLATAAHDGVKLWDLRKLKNFRSFELYDQDTPTNSVDFDHSGTYLAIAGSDIRVYQVGSVKADWTCIKTLPDLSGTGRATCVKFGPDARYLAVGSMDRNLRIFGLPEDDASAES
- the LOC18603299 gene encoding pre-mRNA-processing factor 19 homolog 1 isoform X2 translates to MNCSISGEVPEEPVVSKKSGLLYEKRLIERHISDYGKCPVTGEPLTMDDIVPVKAGKIVKPRSLTAASIPGMLGMFQNEWDALMLSNFALEQQLHAARQELSHALYQHDAACRVIARLKKERDEARSLLAQAERQAPLPASAVTANVSALTNGKREDVDMGPGAKRMRPGISDSIIAELTECNAALSQQRKKRQIPPTLAPIDALERYTQLSSHPLHKTNKPGITSIDINLSKDIVATGGIDSSAVLFDRTSGEILSTLSGHSKKVTSVKFVAQNDVFLSGSADKTVRIWQGSEDGKYDCRHILKDHTAEVQAVTVHATNNYFVTASLDTTWCFYDLSSGICLTQVEDPSNSMGYTSAAFHPDGLILGTGTTEATVRIWDVKSRGNVANFDGHTGAVTAISFSENGYFLATAAHDGVKLWDLRKLKNFRSFELYDQDTPTNSVDFDHSGTYLAIAGSDIRVYQVGSVKADWTCIKTLPDLSGTGRATCVKFGPDARYLAVGSMDRNLRIFGLPEDDASAES